Proteins encoded within one genomic window of Macaca fascicularis isolate 582-1 chromosome 16, T2T-MFA8v1.1:
- the CHCT1 gene encoding CHD1 helical C-terminal domain containing protein 1 — MEASDGQGGEGDKPLEKVTNVPCLETSSSTSPARDSLMRHAKGLDQDTFKICKEYLRPLKKFLRKLHLPRDLPQKKKLKYMKQSLVVLGDHINTFLQHYCRAWEIKHWRKMLWRFVSLFSELEAKQLCRLYKYTKSNQPAKFLVAFCASDAPERSLLADQEDSLPKLCDAWGLHGNISGVKERLSKMQAPGQGSPLPGEPRSQDHVKRDSLRELSPKPKLKRRRIKEAPETPEIDP, encoded by the exons gtGACGAATGTGCCATGCCTGGAGACAAGCTCCAGCACCAGCCCTGCCAGAGACTCGCTCATGCGCCATGCCAAGGGCCTGGATCAGGACACCTTCAAAATT TGTAAAGAATATCTAAGACCACTAAAGAAGTTCCTGCGAAAGTTGCACCTGCCCAGGGACCTTCCCCAGAAGAAGAAGCTGAAGTACATGAAGCAGAGCCTTGTGGTCCTAGGGGACCACATCAACACCTTTCTGCAGCATTACTGCCGAGCCTGGGAAATCAAACACTGGAGAAA GATGCTCTGGCGGTTCGTCTCCCTTTTCTCAGAGCTGGAAGCAAAGCAGCTTTGCCGACTTTACAAGTACACCAAGAGCAACCAGCCGGCCAAGTTCCTG GTGGCATTCTGCGCCTCAGATGCACCGGAGAGATCCTTGCTGGCCGACCAGGAAGACAGTCTGCCGAAGCTCTGCGATGCCTGGGGACTGCACGGCAACATCAGCGGTGTGAAGGAGCGGCTGTCCAAGATGCAGGCCCCGGGTCAAGGGAGCCCCCTGCCCGGGGAGCCAAGATCCCAGGATCATGTCAAGAGAG ATTCTTTAAGGGAGCTTTCTCCAAAACCAAAACTCAAGAGAAGGAGAATAAAGGAAGCCCCAGAAACTCCAGAGATTGACCCATAA